TCTTTACGAATGTGTTGCACCAGCGCCGCAAGTTGCAATTCCCCCGGACGCTGATGGAACGTGGCATCCATCGCGATCATCTCTGGCGCGACAGCCATCAGCTCGCGTACTTCCTTCAGGGTCGCGGTGATATAGACATCGCTTGCCGGATAATCCCGCTTGATGATGCCGATAACCGGCAGCGGAACGGTGGCGCGAATGGCTTTTACATCAGCAACACTGTTCGCGCGGATCCCCGCGGCGCCGCCCTGCTGGGCAGCAAGCGCCATGCGGCTCATAATAAAATCGCTGTGCAGCGGTTCGTCATCCAGCGCCTGACAGGACACGATCAACTGTCCCCTGACGGTCGTTAACATTGACTGATTCATACTCCCAACATCTCCTCAATTTCATTTTTAATAATCGTCACGTGCGGTCCGTAAATGACCTGAATGCCGTTTCCGCGTATCAGCACGGCTCGCGCCCCGCTCGATTTCAGCTTGTTTTCATCGATTCCGGCGGCCTGATGGACGCTGATGCGCAACCGCGTTGCACAGCAATCCAGCTCCGCGATATTTGCCGCCCCGCCGAGTGCGTCGATAATGAGTCCGGCGCGATCGGTCACCACGCTATCCTGCTGAACGTCAGCCTCATCACGTCCCGGCGTTTTGAAGTTGAAGCGCCTGATGAGATAACGGAAAGAGAAGTAATAAAGGGCAAACCACGGCACACCGACCAGCGGGACGTACATCCAGTGCGTTTTGCTTTCGCCCTGTAAAACCCCGAACAGGATGAAATCGATAAAGCCGCCGGAGAAAGTCTGTCCGATGGTGATCTGCAAAATGTGGGCAATCATGAACGCCAGACCGTCGAACACCGCATGCAGGACATACAGCATCGGCGCGACAAACAGGAACGAAAACTCGATGGGTTCGGTGATCCCGGTCAGGAAGGAAGTCAGTGCCGCCGACAGCAGCAGCCCGGCGACGCGCTTTTTATTCTCAGGCCGCGCCGTGTGATACATCGCCAGACACGCGCCCACCAGACCAAACATCATGGTAATGAAGCGCCCGGACATAAACCGTGAAGTGCCGATATAAAACTGCTGCGTATTGGGGTCTGCCAGCTGGGCAAAGAAGATCCGCTGCGTGCCTTCCACCAGATGTCCGTTGACCACTTCGGTGCCACCGAGTGCGGTGGTCCAGAAAGGCAGATAAAAAATATGATGCAGGCCGAACGGGCCAAGCATACGCAGCACAAAACCGTAAATGAAGGTGCCGAGGTATCCCGTCGCATCCACCAGCCCGCCCATGCCAAAAATCACTTTCTGGAAGTGTGGCCAGATGAAGAACATTACCGCTCCGACGACAATAGCCGCGACGGAGCTGATGATCGGCACAAAGCGGGAACCGCCAAAAAAGCCGAGAAACTGCGGTAATTCGATTTTGTTATAGCGCTGATGCAGCCACCACGTCACGAGCCCAATCACCACGCCGCCGAACACGCCGGTTTCCAGCGTCTGGATGCCCAGCGCCATTCCCTGTCCTGCGGCACTGAGATTAGTCGTGGCAAGCTGCCCTTTGAGGATCAGGATGGCGTTGATGGTGGCGTTCATCACCAGATAGCCGAGCAACGCGGACAAGCCCGCAGTTCCTTTATCACTGCGCGCCAGTCCGACGGCGACGCCAACGGCAAACAGCACGGCCAGATTGGCAAAGACGATCGAACCTGCACTGGCCATGACGGTGAATATCGCCTGCAAGACCGGGATATTTAAAAACGGATACGCCGCCAGCGTATTAGGGTTAGAAAGCGCCCCGCCAATTCCCAGCAGCAATCCGGCTGCAGGCAAAATAGCGATGGGCAACATGAATGACTTGCCAAACTTCTGGGCTCTTTCGAACCATGCCCCGCCCCCTGAACCATTAAATATCGACATGAGATGACTCCGCGTTGTGTTGTTGTGATAATTATTTTCACCACACTATATAATTAAAATAATAATTACCATCAAATGCACGGCGTTATCCATACGGAATTCTTCTGGCGTTAACTGCGTCACATCAGCCAAACTAGTCAGGTCAATTATTCTGAGGAGAGCCGAGTGAGTCAGACCAAGGAAACAGGCACGCTGTTACTGCGAATGCGTCAGGGGCTGGAGAATTACAGTCCGACTCTGCATAAACTGGGCAGCTATGTACTGGAGCAGCCCCAGCGCGTGCTTTACCTGACCATCACTGAGCTGGCGCGTGAGAGTGATACCAGTGAAGCCAGCGTCACGCGGCTTTGTCGCCAGCTGGGTTGCAAAGGGTTTACCGAATTTAAGATGGGCCTGGCGCTGGAGACGAGGCAAAATCCGTCGTCACCGGCGGCAGAAGGAAATGACGACGTTCAGACGCTGATTGAAGACAGCATCACCGCGCTGCGTGATACCGGAAAACTGCTCGACCGTCAGGTGCTGGCGGACGCGGCATCGCACATCCATAACGCGCGCTCCGTTCAGGTGTATGGTGTCGCGGCCAGCGCGATCGTCGCGGACTATCTGGGCTATAAATTGCTGCGTCTGGGCAAAACGTCGCAGTGTTTCGCCGATATGCACCGCGCGGCGATGAATGCCGTGAGTCTGGACGACCGGGATATTGTGGTGGTGATTTCCAGCTCAGGTTCAACGAAAGATGTATTGCACGCCGCCGCGCTGGCAAAGCGTCAGGGCACAACGGTTATCGGCATCAGCAATACGCTGCGCAGTCCGCTTTCCTCGCTGGCCGATATTTTACTGGTAGCCGCCAAACCCGAGGGCCCGCTGACGGCGGGATTACTGACATCAAAAGTTGGCGGGATGTTACTGGTGGAATTACTGATCAATCAGCTGTTAACGCACTCCCCGGATTATCTGCAGGCCAGCGAGCACAGTGCGAGCGCCACGCTTTCTTTATTGCTGTAAGCCGGTGACATCCGCATCTTTCCCTGAATTGCGGACATAAAAAAACCCGCCGGAGCGGGTTTTTTAAGAAAGCGTTACGGGCAGTAATTACTGACCTTTAACTTCTTTCAGACCGTTGAACGGAGCAGGAGTACCCGCAGCCGCCAGCGCTTCTTCGATACGGATCAGCTGGTTGTATTTAGCAACACGATCAGAACGGCTCATAGAACCGGTTTTGATCTGGCCAGCAGCAGTACCAACAGCCAGGTCAGCGATGGTCGCATCTTCAGTTTCGCCTGAACGGTGAGAGATAACGGCAGTGTAGCCAGCGTCTTTCGCCATTTTGATCGCAGCCAGAGTTTCGGTCAGAGAACCGATCTGGTTGAATTTGATCAGGATGGAGTTAACGATGCCTTTGTCGATACCTTCTTTCAGGATCTTGGTGTTGGTAACGAACAGATCGTCACCTACCAGCTGGATTTTGTCGCCCAGAACTTTAGTCTGGTAAGCAAAGCCAGTCCAGTCAGACTCGTCCAGACCGTCTTCGATAGAAACGATTGGGTACTGTTTAGTCAGGTCTTCCAGGAAGTGAGTGAACTCTTCAGAAGTGAACGCTTTGTTGCCTTCGCCAGCCAGAACGTATTTGCCATCTTTGTAGAACTCAGATGCCGCACAGTCCATCGCCAGAGTGATGTCTTTACCCAGTTCATAGCCAGCAGCTTTAACCGCTTCAGCGATAACAGCCAGAGCTTCTGCGTTAGAACCCAGGTTTGGCGCGTAGCCACCTTCGTCACCAACAGCAGTACCCATGCCTTTAGATTTCAGAACTTTAGCCAGGGTGTGGAACACTTCAGAACCCATACGGATGGCTTCTTTCAGCGTTTTAGCGCCAACAGGCTGGATCATGAACTCTTGAATATCAACGTTGTTATCAGCGTGTTCGCCGCCGTTGATGATGTTCATCATAGGCAGTGGCATAGAGTATTTGCCTGGGGTGCCGTTCAGTTCTGCGATGTGAGCGTACAGTGGCAGACCTTTAGAAGCAGCAGCCGCTTTAGCAGCAGCCAGGGAAACAGCCAGAATCGCGTTAGCACCGAAGTTAGATTTGTTTTCAGTACCGTCCAGGTCGATCATGATTTTATCGATGTTAGCCTGGTCTTTCGCGTCTTTACCGGTTACAGCCTGAGCAATAGGACCGTTAACCGCAGCAACGGCTTTCAGTACGCCTTTGCCCAGGAAACGGGATTTGTCACCGTCACGCAGTTCCAGCGCTTCGCGGGAACCGGTAGAAGCACCAGATGGCGCAGCAGCCAGACCAACAAAACCACCTTCCAGATGAACTTCAGCTTCTACGGTCGGGTTACCACGGGAGTCGATGATTTCACGGCCGATAACTTTAACGATTTTAGACATTAAGATTTCCTCAGTACAAGTTAACTAAAGCTTCAGACAAGAGATGCGCCAATGGCGCATCTCTTCCCCGGTATTTTATTTTACCTGACGCTTCTGATACTCACCGGCAGCCTTCACAAAGCCTGCAAACAACGGATGACCATCACGCGGCGTTGACGTAAATTCTGGATGGAACTGGCAAGCCACAAACCACGGATGGTTAGGCAGCTCGATGATTTCCACCAGTTGCTTATCGCCAGAGCGACCGGCTACGCGTAAACCTGCGGCTTCGATTTGTTTGAGCAGCATATTGTTCACTTCGTAACGGTGACGATGGCGTTCAACTATTGTCGGCTCGCCGTACATCTCACGAACCAGGCTACCGTCGTTCAGGTGGCATTGCTGCCCGCCTACACGCATGGTACCGCCTAAATCACTGTCTTCGGAACGTACTTCGACGTTACCTTCTTCATCACGCCATTCGGTGATAAGTGCGACCACCGGGAACTTACAGTCTGGCACAAATTCGGTGGAGTTGGCGTTCTCCATACCCGCAACGTTACGGGCGAACTCAATCAGTGCAACCTGCATACCCAGACAAATGCCCAGATAAGGGATGTTGTTTTCACGTGCATAGCGCGCCGTCGCTACTTTCCCTTCTACACCACGGTAGCCGAAGCCGCCCGGGATAAGAATTGCGTCCAGGCCTTTCAGCACTTCGACACCACGGGTTTCGACATCCTGAGAGTCGATAAGTTTAATGTTCACGGTCAGACGATTTTTCAGGCCGCCGTGTTTGAGCGCTTCAATCACAGATTTATAGGCATCTGGCAGCTCAATGTATTTACCGACCATACCGATGGTGACTTCGCCGCCCGGATTGGCTTCTTCGTAAACAACCTGTTCCCATTCGGACAAGTTAGCTTCCGGCGCGTTGATGCTGAAACGTTTACAAATATAGTCGTCGAGACCCTGAGATTTCAATAGGGCCGGGATTTTATAAATGGAATCAACATCTTTAAGAGAAATAACTGCTTTTTCCGGCACGTTACAGAACAGTGCAATTTTCGCACGTTCGTTGGCTGGTACTGCGCGGTCTGAACGGCAGATCAGCACGTCTGGCTGGATACCGATAGACAGCAGTTCTTTTACAGAGTGCTGGGTCGGTTTGGTTTTCACTTCACCGGCAGCAGCCATGTAAGGCACCAGCGTCAGGTGCATGTACAACGTGTGCTCGCGGCCCACTTCCACTGCCATCTGACGAATTGCTTCCAGGAACGGCAGGGATTCGATATCACCGACAGTACCGCCAATTTCAACCAGCACGACATCGTGGCCTTCGCCGCCTTCAATGATGCGTTCTTTGATGTTGTTGGTGATGTGCGGGATAACCTGAATGGTTGCACCGAGATAATCGCCACGGCGCTCTTTGCGCAGCACGTCGGAATAAATACGGCCCGTGGTGAAGTTGTTGTGGCGGGTCATCTTGGTGCGGATGAAACGCTCGTAGTGACCCAGATCGAGATCGGTTTCAGCGCCATCTTCGGTAACGAAGACTTCGCCGTGTTGAGTTGGGCTCATCGTACCCGGATCCACGTTGATATACGGGTCCAGTTTCATGATGGTCACGTTGAGGCCACGGGCTTCGAGAATAGCCGCCAGTGAGGCTGCGGCAATGCCTTTACCCAGAGAGGATACGACCCCGCCGGTCACAAAAATATAATTAGTTGTCATGCTGAACCTGAGAGGTTAGGTTTAAAGATGATGGAGTAACCAAGACGGGAAAACAGTATACCGGAACCTTGTGTGCGCCACAAATAAACGTTTTGCTGTCCATCATCGTTTTCCTTAGCGTCAGTTCAGAAGGGTTAACCCTGCCAACCCTTTTCTCTCATTCTTTCAAAAACAATCAGTTAACTTCAGAAAAGTGCTGAGTTGCTCGCATGAACCACTAAAACATCTTAGATATCAATTTGTTGAACTTTACTGCTCTCAGATCAGCCGGTTAAGCACTGAATGACAATGAGCTTAACCGTTTCAGCAGATTCAGATCTTGTTTCCGATCAAAGTCGGAGAGCTAACTCAGGCTTCCGATTTTTTCACCTGCTGCCAGGCGTCTTCCATCTGCTCAAGTGTAGCTTCTTCCATGTTTAAGCCTTTCCCGCGGATAATCTCTTCAACGTGCCGGAAACGACGCTCAAACTTGCGGTTAGCGGCCTGTAGCGCATCTTCGGCTTTATGGCCCAAATGACGGGAAAGATTCACTGTCGCGAACAGCAGATCACCGATTTCCTCACCGAGCTTTTCTTCGTCGATGACGGCCTGACGCGCTTCAAACATCACTTCGTCGATTTCTTCATACACTTTGTCGAGCACCGGCCCGAGCGTGGTCCAGTCGAACCCGACATTCGAACAGCGTTTCTGAATTTTGTGCGCTTTCATCAGCGCAGGCAGTGCGGAAGGAATGTCATCCAGCGCCGAATGCAGGGATTTCTCCGCCCGCTCCTGCGCCTTACGCGCTTCCCATTTCACCAGCACATCTTTGCTGCTGGCGTCTTTTGACCACGCCGCTTCAGTGCCAAAAATTTGCGGATGGCGGCGCTCTAATTTGTCTGAAATGGCATTGCAGATGTCATCAAACTCAAACAGACCCTGCTCGCTGCCCATTTGCGCGTAGAACACCACCTGAAACAGCAGATCACCCAGTTCGTCGCGCACATCGTCGTAATCTTTGCGGGCGATGGCGTCCATCACTTCGTAGGTTTCTTCCAGCGTGTACGGGGCAATGGTGTCAAAAGTTTGCTCTTTATCCCACGGGCAACCGGCTTGAGGATCACGCAGGGTTTTCATAATGGTGAGCAGGCGTTGCAAAGAAGAATCGGTCATGGGATCTGTCCGTTTTAAAATAGAGGAGTCAAAAACATAAAAGAAAAGGCCCGACTGGCGGGCCTTATAAGCGTTTGATCAGCTGCCGTGAAGTCGCTTGGCTTCAATCACATCCGGCAACTGGTTCAGTTTGGCGATCACGCGTCCCAGAACCTGCGGGTTGTAGATTTCGATATCCATATCGATAGTCGCCAGTTGCTGACGTGTGTCGCTGCGGCTGGCAACGCCAAGCACGTTCACTTTCTCGTTAGCCAGAATGGTGGTGATATCACGCAGCAGGCCGCTGCGGTCGTTGGCCACCACGCGCACTACCAGCGAATAACCGCTGGAGTAGCTTTCGCCCCACACGGCATCGACCACGCGTTCCGGCGCATTCGAGCGTAAATCTTCCAGCTGATCACAGTCGGCACGGTGGATTGAAATCCCGCGACCCTGAGTGATGTAACCGACGATTTCGTCACCCGGAATCGGCTGGCAGCAACGCGCAATGTGGTGCATCAGATTACCGACGCCTTCGACGACGACGCGACCATTGTCTTTGGTACGCGTTGGCGGTGGCGTGGTTTTCTGCGTCAGCTGGCGCAGCGCTTCTTTATCCAGTTCTTCCGCACTCGGCTTTTTCAACTGAGATTGCAGGAAGTTGACCATCTGATTGATGCGGATATCGCCGTTACCGATGGCCGCCAGCACTTCATCCAGCGAGTTGACGTTGTAGCGTGGCAGCAGCAGTTTCTCGGCATCTTTGATGCTAATATCCAGTCTGTCCAGCTCGTCATCGAGGATTTGTTTACCGGCAATAATGTTCTTATCGCGATCCTGTTTACGGAACCAGTTTTGGATTTTCGAACGCCCGCGGCTGGTCGTGACGTAACCGAGACTCGGGTTCAGCCAGTCACGGCTTGGGTTCGCGTGCTTCTGGGTGATGATTTCAATCTGATCGCCCATCTGCAACTGGTAGGTAAACGGCACGATACGCCCGCCAATTTTCGCCCCGATACACCGGTGACCGACATCGCTGTGAATGTGATACGCGAAGTCGAGCGGCGTGGAGCCCATCGGCAGATCGATAACGTCGCCTTTTGGCGTAAACACGTACACGCGATCGTCAAAGACCTGGCTGCGCACTTCGTCGAGCATTTCGCCCGAATCGGCCATTTCTTCCTGCCACGCGATAAGTTTGCGCAGCCACGCAATGCGGCCTTCGTAACCACCGCTGCGGCCACCGGCCACGGCAGTACCTTCTTTGTATTTCCAGTGCGCGGCGACGCCCAGTTCGGCATCTTCATGCATCTGGCGGGTACGGATCTGCACTTCCAGCGTTTTACCGCGAGGCCCTAACACCACGGTGTGAATCGACTGATAACCGTTCGGTTTCGGGTTGGCGACGTAATCGTCAAACTCATCCGGCAGATGGCGGAAATGGGTGTGCACAATCCCTAAGGCAGCGTAGCAATCCTGCAAACGTTCCACCACGATACGCACAGCGCGCACGTCGAAGAGTTCGTCGAAGGACAGGGATTTTTTCTGCATCTTGCGCCAGATGCTGTAGATATGTTTCGGGCGGCCATAAACATCAACTTTGATGCCCTCTTCCGCCATCGCATTTTTAACCGTCGAGACAAAATCGTCGATGTACTGCTCACGGTCGATACGACGTTCGTGCAGCAGTTTGGCGATGCGTTTGTATTCGTCAGGATGCAGATAACGGAAGCAGAAATCTTCCAGTTCCCATTTCAGCTGACCGATACCCAGACGGTTGGCCAGCGGCGCGTAGATATTGGTACATTCTTTCGCCGCCAGAACGCGTTCTTCTTCCGGCGCATCTTTCACTTCGCGCAGGTGCGCGATTCGTTCGGCAAGTTTCAGCACCACGCAGCGGAAATCTTCCACCATCGCCAGCAGCATACGGCGGACGTTGTCCACCTGCTCGGAGGCCATGGAGTCATTTTGCGTGGCTTTCAGCTGGCGGATGGCGTCCATATCGCGCACGCCGTGCACCAGATCGGTGATGCCTTTGCCGAACTGTTGGGTCAGGGTATCTTCATCAATGATGCCGTCATCAACCAGCGGGAACAGCAGCGCCGCGCGCATACTGTCGTTATCCATACTGAGGGTCGAGAGGATTTCAACCATCTCGAGGCCGCGCCACAGCAGCAGCGAGGCGTCAGGATGGCCCTGCGTTTGTTGCTCGCAGTAGCGCCAGGTTTCGGCTAAACGCTCACATGATTGCTGGCTGGACAGTCCTAAACTGTTGATCCAGTCGTCGAGTGCGAACTCGCCAGCTGTGTTCAGATGTGCACTTCTTACCGCAACCATACCCTCTCCCTACGTTTCTGACACAACGCCTGTGTCAGACGGGTTGATAAACAGAGCCATCGATTCAAGGTGCCCGGTGTGCGGAAACATATCCAGCATACGTACCTGAGCCAATCGATAGCCCGCCTCCAACAAAATTTTACTGTCCCGCGCCAATGTTGTGGGGTTGCATGACACATACACCACACGCGCCGGGGCCAGCTTAACGATATGCGCCATCACGCCAGCAGCGCCGCCCCGGGCCGGATCCAGCAAGATTTTATTGAAGCCTTGCGCCGCCCAGGGTTGTTTACTGACATCATCTTCCAGATTCTCGTGGAAGAAAGAGGCATTTTCTAAGCCATTATTTCGGGCATTATCTTGCCCATTCGCCACCAGTGTAGCAACACCTTCGACGCCGACAACCTGCTTAGCTCTTTTTGCCAGCGGAAGAGTGAAATTCCCCATCCCGCAGAACAAATCCAGCACGCGATCTTCGGGCGTCAGTTCCAGCCATTGCAAGGCCTGTGCCACCATTTGCTGGTTAACCGCGTCATTCACCTGAATAAAATCGCGCGGACCAAATTTCAGATTCAGGCCGTCAATCTGATAATAAGGTGTTTCACCGCATAAACGTTCCACCGTATCGCTGTCAGGCGCCAGGAAAATCGTCAGCTGATGTTGTGCGGCAAAGGCGGTCAGGCGCGTACGATCGGCTTCACTGAGCGGATCAAGGTGGCGCAGCACCAGCAGCGGGCCGTTATCGGCCAGCACCAGTTCCAGATGCCCGAGACGTTTTGCCGCCGACAACGACGACAGACATTCCTGCACCGGCACCAGCAGTTGCTCCAGTTCAGGCCGCAGGACAGGACATTTGGTGATGGCCACCAGATCGTTCGAACCTTCCTGACGGAAACCCATCACCAGCGGACCGTTCGCCGTTCCCGCTTTACGCCCCGGTTTAACGCCGGCGATTTGTAATCCCAGACGCGCGCGACGGCGATAACCGTATTGCGGGCCGGCAATCACCGGCTGAGGATCCGCATGAACGCCGGTTTCCCGCGAAATCAGGCGCAGCAGTGATGCCGATTTACTGCTCTGTTGCAGCGCCTCACTGGCATGTTGTTGCTGACAACCGCCGCAGACCGAATAGTGCGGGCAAACCGGTTTCACACGATCGGCGCTGGTGGTCAGCAAACGTTTCAGCCGCCCTTTGGCGTACTTACTTTTATCTTCTGTTAAAGTGACTTCTGCCTGTTCACCGGGCAGTAAACCACTGACAAACACGGCTTTGCCGTTGTGGCGCGCCACACCCTGCCCGAAAGCATCAAGGTCGGTCGCGGTCACAGTTATCGTTTGCCGGGTCGTCACGCGGCGGTTCGGAGAGTAGAATTGAGCCATTATTGTCGATTACACGCTGGTTTATTAAGCTTAGCTGGAGCTAATTCTCCCACATTGGAACCCCATGACCAAATATAGCCTTCGCGCAAGGATGATGATCCTGATTCTGGCACCGACATTAATGATCGGTTTGCTGCTCAGCACCTTCTTTGTGGTCCATCGCTACAACGAATTGCAGAATCAGCTGACGCAAGCCGGAGCCAGTATTATCGAGCCTCTGGCGGTCGCGAGCGAATATGGCATGACGTTCCGTGAACGCCAACCGGTTCAGCGCCTGATCAGCCGCCTGCACCGCAATCATTCGGATATTGTGCGCAGCATCAGCGTGTATGATGGCGACAATAAACTGTTTGCCAGTTCCACAACGCAGCACGACGGCAGTCCGTTGCAGGTCAAACGCGTTGAGGATATTCCCCGTGAACTCACCAAGGAACGCTCCGGTGATGTGCTGATTTTACGCACGCCCATTCAGGCCGAAAACCACACGGAAGCCGACGATGATTCTTTCAGCGCGTCACCGAATCATCAGTTAGGTTACATCGCCATTGAGCTGGATTTACGCTCGGTCAAACTGGCGCAATATCAGGAAGCGTTTGTTTCCACCATGTTGCTGTTGTTGTGTCTGGGGATCGCCACCCTGTTCGCCTATCGCCTGATGCGCGATGTCACCGGCCCTATCCGCAATATGGTGAATACCGTTGACCGTATCCGCCGCGGGCAGCTCGACAGCCGCGTGGAAGGCAACATGCCGGGCGAACTGAGCATGTTGAAAAACGGCATTAACTCGATGGCAATGTCGCTGACGGCGTATCACGAAGAAGTGCAGCAGAACATCGATCAGGCGACGTCAGATCTGCGCGAAACTCTCGAGCAGATGGAAATCCAGAACGTCGAGCTGGATCTGGCGAAAAAGCGTGCGCAGGAAGCGGCGCGTATCAAATCCGAATTCCTGGCCAATATGTCCCACGAGCTGCGTACGCCGCTCAACGGCGTAATTGGCTTTACCCGTCAGACGCTGAAAACCCCGCTGTCGCCAACGCAGGCGGATTATCTGCAAACCATTGAACGTTCCGCTAATCATCTGCTGACCATCATTAATGACGTGCTGGACTTCTCAAAACTGGAAGCCGGCAAACTGGTGCTGGAGCATATTCCGTTCTCGCTGCGTGAAATGCTCGATGAAGTGGTGATTTTGCTGGCGCATACCGCCCACGATAAAGGGCTGGAACTGACGCTCAACGTCCACAACAATGTGCCGGAAAACGTGCTGGGCGATCCGATGCGGATGCAGCAAGTGGTAACTAACTTGCTTGGAAATGCGATTAAATTCACCGAAACCGGCAATATTGATATCAACGTGGAACTGCGTTCTCAGAACAATTTGCAGGTTGAACTGGAAGTGCAAATTCACGACACCGGCATCGGGATTTCCGAGCGTCAGCAGTCGCAGTTGTTCCAGGCTTTCCGTCAGGCAGACGCCAGCATTTCACGCCGTCACGGCGGCACCGGATTAGGGCTGGTCATCACCCAGCGTCTGGTTAAAGAAATGGGCGGCGATATCAGTTTCTACAGCCAGATCAACCGCGGCTCGACGTTCTGGTTCCACGTCACCCTTGAGCTGAATGAAAACCGCCACATCACGCCGGTTTCCATGAGTCATCTTGAAGGTAAACGTCTGGCGTATGTCGAAGCCAATCCGGCGGCAGCAAAAGCCACGATGGAAATCCTGCAAGCCACGCCGCTGGATGTCACGCACCGCACGACAATTGCAGCGCTTCCGGAAACCCATTACGACATTATGCTGTGCAGTATTCCGGTGAACCCCGATGTGACGCTGTCCGATTACGACGGCAAACTGCAAAGAGTGTTCAGCATGACACAGCATCTGTTGCTGGCACTGCCAAGCCAGTTCCAGGTGGATGCCGAAGAGCTGAAACGGCGCGGCGTCGAGGCTTGTCTGATTAAACCGATGTCGAGCATCCGTTTACTGCCGTTATTGCTCAAAGAACAGCAGGCGTCGGTGCGGGTGATTAACAATGATGAGAACAAAACGTCGCGTCTGCCGCTGACCGCAATGGCGGTGGATGATAATCCGGCCAACCTCAAACTGATTGGCGCGCTGCTGGAAGAATTAGTGGAAACCACCGTGCTGTGTCACAGCGGTGAAGAAGCGATTGAAGTCGCGCGTCATACGGACCTCGACATCATTCTGATGGATATTCAGATGCCGGATATCGACGGTATCCGCGCCAGTGAAATCATTCATCAGATGGCGCGCCATGCCAAAACGCCGGTCGTGGCGAACGCGAGCAATTGCTGAAACTGGGCATGGACGATTATCTGTCTAAACCGATTGATGAAAGTATGCTGAAAAACGTGCTGTCACGGCATCAGACTCATCAGGCGCAGCTGGACTCTCCGTTGCAGTCCGGAGAATCCCTCGCGCCGATCAGCACGCTCGACTGGCAACTGGCGCTGAGTCAGTCGGCCAATAAAGTGGCGCTGGCGCAGGATTTACTGCAAATGCTGGTCGAATTCCTGCCACAGGTGGCTGAACGCGTGGAGGCGGTAACGCGGGGCGAACCGGACGACGACATTTTGGCGCTTATTCACAAACTGCACGGCAGTTGCAGTTACAGCGGCGTACCGCGTCTGAAACAGCTGTGTTTCTACATTGAACAACAGTTGCGACAGGGCGTCAGCGTGGAAACACTCGAACCTGAATGGTTTGAACTGCTTGATGAAATAGACAACGTGAAGCGCGCCGCGCTGGCCTATTTACCCAAGTAGAAAATAATACGGTAAAAGAGTAACGCCCGGCATCGTCCGGGCGTTTTCGTCTCGTCAGAACCAGGTCGTCACCGCACCGGTCACATCCCACTGCTCATTGACCAGCAGCAGCTGCCGCCATTTGTCGAACGTCAGGCAAGGGTGGCTGATATCAAAGACCAGCATGTCACCGACTTTCAGGTCAGCGTTTTCCGGTATCGACATAAATGCGTGCTGATCCATCATCGCGAACACCTTCCAGTCTTCCGGCGCAGGCACCACCGTGGTGTATCCC
The Rahnella variigena genome window above contains:
- the rlmD gene encoding 23S rRNA (uracil(1939)-C(5))-methyltransferase RlmD, producing MAQFYSPNRRVTTRQTITVTATDLDAFGQGVARHNGKAVFVSGLLPGEQAEVTLTEDKSKYAKGRLKRLLTTSADRVKPVCPHYSVCGGCQQQHASEALQQSSKSASLLRLISRETGVHADPQPVIAGPQYGYRRRARLGLQIAGVKPGRKAGTANGPLVMGFRQEGSNDLVAITKCPVLRPELEQLLVPVQECLSSLSAAKRLGHLELVLADNGPLLVLRHLDPLSEADRTRLTAFAAQHQLTIFLAPDSDTVERLCGETPYYQIDGLNLKFGPRDFIQVNDAVNQQMVAQALQWLELTPEDRVLDLFCGMGNFTLPLAKRAKQVVGVEGVATLVANGQDNARNNGLENASFFHENLEDDVSKQPWAAQGFNKILLDPARGGAAGVMAHIVKLAPARVVYVSCNPTTLARDSKILLEAGYRLAQVRMLDMFPHTGHLESMALFINPSDTGVVSET
- the pyrG gene encoding glutamine hydrolyzing CTP synthase, giving the protein MTTNYIFVTGGVVSSLGKGIAAASLAAILEARGLNVTIMKLDPYINVDPGTMSPTQHGEVFVTEDGAETDLDLGHYERFIRTKMTRHNNFTTGRIYSDVLRKERRGDYLGATIQVIPHITNNIKERIIEGGEGHDVVLVEIGGTVGDIESLPFLEAIRQMAVEVGREHTLYMHLTLVPYMAAAGEVKTKPTQHSVKELLSIGIQPDVLICRSDRAVPANERAKIALFCNVPEKAVISLKDVDSIYKIPALLKSQGLDDYICKRFSINAPEANLSEWEQVVYEEANPGGEVTIGMVGKYIELPDAYKSVIEALKHGGLKNRLTVNIKLIDSQDVETRGVEVLKGLDAILIPGGFGYRGVEGKVATARYARENNIPYLGICLGMQVALIEFARNVAGMENANSTEFVPDCKFPVVALITEWRDEEGNVEVRSEDSDLGGTMRVGGQQCHLNDGSLVREMYGEPTIVERHRHRYEVNNMLLKQIEAAGLRVAGRSGDKQLVEIIELPNHPWFVACQFHPEFTSTPRDGHPLFAGFVKAAGEYQKRQVK
- the relA gene encoding GTP diphosphokinase translates to MVAVRSAHLNTAGEFALDDWINSLGLSSQQSCERLAETWRYCEQQTQGHPDASLLLWRGLEMVEILSTLSMDNDSMRAALLFPLVDDGIIDEDTLTQQFGKGITDLVHGVRDMDAIRQLKATQNDSMASEQVDNVRRMLLAMVEDFRCVVLKLAERIAHLREVKDAPEEERVLAAKECTNIYAPLANRLGIGQLKWELEDFCFRYLHPDEYKRIAKLLHERRIDREQYIDDFVSTVKNAMAEEGIKVDVYGRPKHIYSIWRKMQKKSLSFDELFDVRAVRIVVERLQDCYAALGIVHTHFRHLPDEFDDYVANPKPNGYQSIHTVVLGPRGKTLEVQIRTRQMHEDAELGVAAHWKYKEGTAVAGGRSGGYEGRIAWLRKLIAWQEEMADSGEMLDEVRSQVFDDRVYVFTPKGDVIDLPMGSTPLDFAYHIHSDVGHRCIGAKIGGRIVPFTYQLQMGDQIEIITQKHANPSRDWLNPSLGYVTTSRGRSKIQNWFRKQDRDKNIIAGKQILDDELDRLDISIKDAEKLLLPRYNVNSLDEVLAAIGNGDIRINQMVNFLQSQLKKPSAEELDKEALRQLTQKTTPPPTRTKDNGRVVVEGVGNLMHHIARCCQPIPGDEIVGYITQGRGISIHRADCDQLEDLRSNAPERVVDAVWGESYSSGYSLVVRVVANDRSGLLRDITTILANEKVNVLGVASRSDTRQQLATIDMDIEIYNPQVLGRVIAKLNQLPDVIEAKRLHGS
- the mazG gene encoding nucleoside triphosphate pyrophosphohydrolase; its protein translation is MTDSSLQRLLTIMKTLRDPQAGCPWDKEQTFDTIAPYTLEETYEVMDAIARKDYDDVRDELGDLLFQVVFYAQMGSEQGLFEFDDICNAISDKLERRHPQIFGTEAAWSKDASSKDVLVKWEARKAQERAEKSLHSALDDIPSALPALMKAHKIQKRCSNVGFDWTTLGPVLDKVYEEIDEVMFEARQAVIDEEKLGEEIGDLLFATVNLSRHLGHKAEDALQAANRKFERRFRHVEEIIRGKGLNMEEATLEQMEDAWQQVKKSEA